A genomic stretch from Cellulomonas sp. KRMCY2 includes:
- the proB gene encoding glutamate 5-kinase, with the protein MSERSGLPTASRIVVKVGSSSLTGADGRLDVDALRALVAVIAERRKAGGQVVLVTSGAIAAGLAPLGLHRRPRDLATAQATASVGQGILVARYTEAFAAHGLRVGQVLLTAEDTVRRSHYRNAQRALDRLLSLGVVPIVNENDTVATDEIRFGDNDRLAALVSHLVRASALVLLTDVDALYDGPPSLPGSRRITDVAGPADLDGIDVTSRGSSVGTGGMVTKLASVAIATGSGIPVVLTSAALAAQALAGDQVGTWFAATGRRRSTRMLWLAHAASTRGRLVLDDGAVRAVVDRRMSLLPAGITAVQGDFEAGDPVELVSTAGKVVARGLVAFGSAELPDLLGRSTHELREQLGAGYDREIVHRDDLVLVRR; encoded by the coding sequence ATCTCAGAGCGGTCCGGACTGCCCACTGCCAGTCGCATCGTCGTCAAGGTCGGTTCGTCGTCCTTGACGGGGGCCGACGGACGGCTCGACGTCGATGCCCTGCGTGCCCTGGTGGCCGTCATCGCGGAGCGTCGCAAGGCCGGCGGACAGGTCGTGCTGGTCACGTCCGGTGCCATCGCGGCCGGTCTGGCACCCCTGGGTCTGCACAGACGCCCGCGGGACCTTGCGACGGCTCAGGCCACGGCGTCGGTCGGCCAGGGCATCCTGGTCGCGCGCTACACCGAGGCGTTCGCCGCGCACGGGCTGCGGGTCGGGCAGGTCCTGCTCACCGCTGAGGACACCGTGCGGCGCAGTCACTACCGCAACGCGCAGCGGGCGCTCGACCGCCTGCTGAGTCTCGGCGTCGTGCCGATCGTGAACGAGAACGACACCGTCGCGACCGACGAGATCCGGTTCGGCGACAACGACCGGCTCGCGGCGCTGGTGTCCCACCTGGTCCGGGCCAGCGCGCTCGTCCTGCTGACGGATGTGGACGCGCTCTACGACGGGCCGCCGTCCCTTCCGGGCTCCCGGCGGATCACGGACGTCGCCGGTCCGGCGGACCTCGACGGCATCGACGTGACCAGCCGGGGCAGCTCGGTGGGCACCGGTGGCATGGTGACCAAGCTGGCGTCGGTGGCCATCGCGACCGGGTCCGGCATCCCGGTCGTCCTGACGTCGGCCGCCCTGGCCGCCCAGGCCCTTGCCGGTGACCAGGTGGGCACCTGGTTCGCGGCCACCGGGCGTCGTCGGTCGACCCGCATGCTGTGGCTCGCGCACGCTGCGAGCACCCGCGGGCGTCTGGTGCTCGACGACGGCGCGGTGCGGGCCGTCGTCGACCGGCGGATGTCCCTGCTCCCGGCCGGCATCACCGCCGTGCAGGGCGACTTCGAGGCAGGTGACCCGGTCGAGCTGGTCTCGACCGCCGGGAAGGTCGTGGCACGAGGGCTGGTGGCCTTCGGCTCGGCCGAGCTCCCCGACCTGCTCGGTCGCTCGACCCACGAGCTCCGCGAGCAGCTCGGCGCCGGGTACGACCGCGAGATCGTGCACCGCGACGACCTGGTGCTCGTGCGGCGCTGA
- the obgE gene encoding GTPase ObgE: MATFVDRVVLHAHGGDGGNGCASIRREKFKPLAGPDGGDGGNGGDVVLEVDHQVTTLLEFHHSAHRHAPSGTQGMGDYRQGGSGADLVLKVPDGTVVKTAEGEVLADLVGEGARYVIAAGGRGGLGNFAIASPRRKAPGFALLGEPGATRDVVLELKTIADVALVGYPSAGKSSVVAAISAARPKIADYPFTTLVPNLGVVQAGSARYTVADVPGLIPGASEGKGLGLEFLRHIERCAVLVHVLDCATLEPDRDPISDLDVIEAELAAYAGDLEIRGGELPLTERPRLIVLNKIDVPEARDLAELVRPELEARGLRVFEISAVSHEGLRPLTFALAELVATARAAAQSVTPLRTVLRPKAVDDAGFTVTRHESGERVWFQVRGSKPERWVRQTDFTNDEAVGYLADRLARLGVEERLFAVGATPGAEVVIGGVDDGVVFDWEPTLLTGSELLGGPRGTDLRMEDSARPTRTAKREEYKGRMDAKAEARAELWTEREAGHWTDPEKDA, encoded by the coding sequence GTGGCTACATTCGTCGACCGCGTCGTCCTGCATGCCCACGGTGGGGACGGCGGTAACGGTTGTGCCTCGATCCGCCGGGAGAAGTTCAAGCCGCTCGCAGGGCCGGACGGTGGCGACGGCGGCAACGGCGGGGACGTCGTGCTCGAGGTGGACCATCAGGTCACGACGCTGCTCGAGTTCCACCACTCGGCGCACCGGCACGCACCGTCCGGCACCCAAGGCATGGGCGACTACCGGCAGGGCGGCAGCGGTGCGGATCTCGTGCTCAAGGTCCCGGACGGCACCGTGGTCAAGACCGCCGAGGGCGAGGTCCTGGCCGACCTCGTCGGCGAGGGGGCGCGCTACGTGATCGCCGCCGGCGGGCGCGGCGGGCTCGGCAACTTCGCCATCGCCTCGCCGCGGCGCAAGGCACCCGGCTTCGCGCTCCTCGGCGAGCCCGGTGCGACCCGCGACGTCGTGCTGGAGCTCAAGACGATCGCCGACGTTGCCCTGGTCGGGTACCCGAGCGCGGGCAAGTCGAGCGTCGTCGCCGCGATCTCCGCTGCCCGGCCCAAGATCGCCGACTACCCCTTCACGACGTTGGTGCCGAACCTCGGCGTCGTCCAGGCCGGCTCGGCGAGGTACACGGTTGCCGATGTGCCCGGGCTCATCCCCGGTGCGAGCGAGGGCAAGGGCCTCGGCCTGGAGTTCCTGCGTCACATCGAACGGTGCGCGGTCCTCGTGCACGTGCTCGACTGCGCGACCCTCGAACCCGACCGTGACCCGATCAGCGACCTCGACGTGATCGAGGCGGAGCTCGCGGCCTACGCCGGCGACCTGGAGATCCGGGGTGGCGAGCTGCCGCTGACCGAGCGGCCCCGTCTCATCGTGCTCAACAAGATCGACGTCCCGGAGGCCCGCGACCTCGCCGAGCTCGTGCGCCCCGAGCTCGAGGCCCGTGGTCTGCGGGTCTTCGAGATCTCCGCGGTCAGCCACGAAGGGCTGCGTCCGCTGACCTTCGCCCTGGCGGAGCTCGTCGCCACGGCGCGCGCCGCCGCGCAGAGCGTCACACCGCTGCGCACCGTCCTGCGGCCCAAGGCCGTCGACGACGCCGGGTTCACCGTGACCCGCCACGAGAGCGGTGAGCGGGTGTGGTTCCAGGTGCGTGGCTCCAAGCCCGAGCGGTGGGTCCGCCAGACCGACTTCACGAACGACGAGGCCGTCGGCTACCTCGCCGACCGCCTCGCACGGCTGGGTGTCGAGGAGCGTCTCTTCGCTGTGGGCGCGACGCCCGGTGCGGAGGTCGTCATCGGGGGGGTCGACGACGGGGTCGTCTTCGACTGGGAGCCGACGCTCCTGACCGGCTCGGAGCTGCTCGGCGGACCGCGCGGCACCGACCTTCGGATGGAGGACTCGGCGCGCCCGACCCGCACGGCGAAGCGCGAGGAGTACAAGGGACGCATGGACGCCAAGGCCGAGGCCCGTGCCGAGCTGTGGACAGAGCGCGAGGCCGGCCACTGGACCGACCCCGAGAAGGACGCGTGA
- the rplU gene encoding 50S ribosomal protein L21: MVYAIVKAGGRQEKVSVGDVVVVDRLSGNAGSTVQLPALLLVDGEKVTSDAATLAKITVTAEIVRDEKGPKIEILKFKNKTGYRKRMGHRQKLTRLKVTDIK; encoded by the coding sequence GTGGTGTACGCGATCGTCAAGGCTGGTGGCCGCCAGGAGAAGGTGTCGGTCGGCGACGTCGTCGTCGTGGACCGGCTGTCCGGCAACGCCGGCTCGACAGTCCAGCTGCCCGCGCTGCTGCTCGTCGACGGGGAGAAGGTGACCTCGGACGCCGCCACGCTGGCGAAGATCACGGTCACCGCCGAGATCGTCCGGGACGAGAAGGGTCCGAAGATCGAGATCCTCAAGTTCAAGAACAAGACCGGCTACCGCAAGCGCATGGGTCACCGCCAGAAGCTGACCCGCCTGAAGGTCACCGACATCAAGTGA
- a CDS encoding Rne/Rng family ribonuclease, giving the protein MTNEHTPTDQNSPGADERSAEAAPAARRTRARRVATSPATTPTAAVEPTTAVVARAVTEPSSPIATSSDPTTGPERTEQTDQPDQPRSRSRRATSSGKRTPQAGPTTDVVDAAPVVAPTEPVAPVAAEAAPSRARRSRRATSSGAATAATEQSEALAVVTPMPEPAEPAEPAAGATGRPTRKRATRSAGKGTTVSPDSDAAPVEAAATEAAPVDDAPADAAPARTGRSRRTSRAAAPTDGLDVIAELGGERPAATRTEGDAPRLATTALLFQAPDPANRPKRRRAQAPAGPPKHIDEITGEEILDEDEIAALDAAAAVSAEADQAVDADLMGDETDDGEDEGAPRRRRRRGGRGRRGRSGTGEQGEQGEDEGADDEGVEVEAPAPSRRSRRGGGSPGPDRSAVPTGTGGDEAGEPEEDEESDETDEGGEPTGSSSRRRRRRRRGSRGDSSGGEEQAAPAASTRTRSRSGRTASDEVTALKGSTRLEAKRQRRREGRDAGRRRTIVTESEFLARRESVERSMVVRESGGRVQIAVLEDGVLVEHFVSRSAQNAQSSMAGNVYLGRVQNVLPSMEAAFVDVGKGRNAVLYAGEVNWDAAGLEGQPRRIEQALKSGDSVLVQVTKDPIGHKGARLTSQITLAGRYLVYVPAGGMTGISRKLPENERARLKKLLKEIVPDAAGVIVRTAAEGASEDELRNDVQRLQDQWAAIEKKAKSASAPALLQGEPDLAIRVVRDIFNDDFSSLVVQGDDAWSMISEYVGAMAPDLAAKVSRWTGQGDVFGAHRIDEQLAKGMDRKVYLPSGGSLVIDRTEAMTVVDVNTGKFTGSGGTLEETVTRNNLEAAEEIVRQLRLRDIGGIIVIDFIDMVLESNRDLVLRRLVECLGRDRTKHQVAEVTSLGLVQMTRKRVGQGLVEAFSETCQHCNGRGFIVHSEPIEAKGFEQEAGHLAADVEPEGEPKRSRRKKASSVSAPVTVPVLPEAREAVKATLATIAAAAAHAHDHGHEADHGYENDQESTPVPLGSDEGPQTDVVVVEQSAGTSPVDIPPAADHELAEVEPSDVSVGDHDGSPADEGRDAPSD; this is encoded by the coding sequence GTGACGAACGAGCACACCCCGACCGACCAGAACAGCCCCGGCGCCGACGAGCGTTCCGCCGAGGCAGCGCCCGCTGCTCGACGGACCCGGGCGCGAAGGGTCGCCACCTCACCGGCGACGACGCCCACCGCCGCTGTCGAGCCCACCACCGCCGTCGTTGCCCGCGCCGTCACCGAGCCGAGCAGTCCGATCGCTACCTCGTCCGACCCGACCACCGGGCCTGAGCGGACCGAGCAGACCGATCAGCCCGATCAGCCGCGCAGCCGCAGCCGTCGAGCCACCTCGTCCGGGAAGCGGACACCCCAGGCTGGTCCGACCACCGATGTGGTCGACGCCGCCCCGGTGGTCGCACCGACCGAACCGGTCGCACCGGTCGCCGCCGAGGCCGCGCCGTCCCGTGCCCGCCGCAGTCGCCGGGCGACGTCGTCCGGCGCGGCGACCGCCGCGACCGAGCAGTCCGAGGCCCTAGCCGTGGTGACCCCGATGCCTGAGCCCGCTGAGCCTGCCGAGCCGGCCGCCGGCGCGACGGGGCGGCCCACCCGCAAGCGGGCCACGCGCTCCGCCGGCAAGGGCACCACGGTGAGCCCGGACAGCGACGCAGCACCGGTCGAGGCAGCAGCGACCGAGGCAGCGCCGGTCGACGACGCGCCCGCCGACGCAGCACCGGCGCGCACCGGGCGCAGCCGCCGCACGTCGCGTGCCGCAGCGCCCACCGACGGGCTCGACGTGATCGCCGAGCTGGGTGGCGAGCGTCCCGCGGCCACCCGGACCGAGGGCGACGCGCCCCGCCTCGCCACGACGGCACTGCTCTTCCAGGCCCCCGACCCGGCGAACCGGCCCAAGCGTCGCCGTGCCCAGGCACCGGCCGGGCCCCCGAAGCACATCGACGAGATCACCGGTGAGGAGATTCTCGACGAGGACGAGATCGCTGCGCTCGACGCGGCGGCCGCTGTGTCGGCGGAGGCCGACCAGGCCGTCGACGCGGACCTCATGGGCGACGAGACCGACGACGGTGAGGACGAGGGCGCCCCGCGCCGGCGTCGTCGTCGTGGTGGCCGCGGACGGCGGGGCCGCTCCGGCACCGGCGAGCAGGGCGAGCAGGGCGAGGACGAGGGCGCCGACGACGAGGGCGTGGAGGTCGAGGCCCCGGCGCCGAGCAGGCGGTCGCGTCGTGGCGGTGGCTCGCCGGGTCCGGATCGCTCAGCGGTGCCGACGGGCACCGGCGGTGACGAGGCCGGTGAGCCCGAGGAGGACGAGGAGTCCGACGAGACCGACGAGGGTGGGGAGCCGACCGGTTCCTCGAGCCGTCGCCGCCGTCGCCGTCGTCGGGGTTCCCGCGGCGACTCGAGCGGTGGGGAGGAGCAGGCCGCACCGGCCGCGAGCACGCGGACCCGCTCGCGCAGCGGACGGACGGCCAGCGACGAGGTCACGGCGCTCAAGGGGTCGACGCGCCTGGAGGCCAAGCGTCAGCGCCGCCGGGAGGGCCGCGACGCAGGGCGCCGCCGCACGATCGTGACCGAGTCCGAGTTCCTGGCGCGCCGGGAGTCCGTCGAGCGGTCGATGGTGGTGCGCGAGTCGGGCGGCCGCGTGCAGATCGCTGTCCTGGAGGACGGTGTCCTGGTCGAGCACTTCGTGTCCCGATCGGCGCAGAACGCGCAGAGCTCGATGGCCGGCAACGTCTACCTCGGCCGGGTGCAGAACGTGCTGCCGAGCATGGAGGCGGCCTTCGTCGACGTCGGCAAGGGCCGCAACGCCGTGCTGTACGCCGGTGAGGTCAACTGGGACGCCGCCGGGCTCGAGGGGCAGCCGCGCCGGATCGAGCAGGCGTTGAAGTCCGGCGACTCCGTGCTCGTGCAGGTGACCAAGGACCCGATCGGGCACAAGGGTGCACGACTGACCTCGCAGATCACCCTGGCCGGCCGCTACCTCGTGTATGTGCCGGCCGGTGGCATGACCGGGATCTCGCGCAAGCTGCCCGAGAACGAGCGGGCCCGCCTCAAGAAGCTGCTCAAGGAGATCGTGCCGGACGCCGCGGGTGTCATCGTGCGCACGGCCGCCGAAGGTGCGTCCGAGGACGAGCTGCGCAACGACGTCCAGCGGCTGCAGGACCAGTGGGCGGCGATCGAGAAGAAGGCCAAGAGCGCGTCCGCGCCGGCCCTGCTGCAGGGCGAGCCCGACCTGGCGATCCGGGTCGTGCGGGACATCTTCAACGACGACTTCAGCTCGCTCGTGGTCCAGGGCGACGACGCCTGGTCGATGATCTCCGAGTACGTCGGGGCGATGGCTCCCGATCTCGCCGCGAAGGTCAGCCGGTGGACCGGCCAGGGTGACGTCTTCGGTGCCCACCGGATCGACGAGCAGCTGGCCAAGGGCATGGACCGCAAGGTCTACCTGCCCTCCGGCGGCTCGCTCGTCATCGACCGCACGGAGGCGATGACGGTCGTCGACGTCAACACCGGCAAGTTCACCGGCTCCGGCGGAACCCTCGAGGAGACCGTCACGCGGAACAACCTCGAGGCCGCGGAGGAGATCGTCCGTCAGCTCCGGCTGCGCGACATCGGCGGCATCATCGTCATCGACTTCATCGACATGGTCCTCGAGTCCAACCGCGACCTGGTCCTGCGCCGTCTGGTGGAGTGCCTCGGCCGCGACCGGACCAAGCACCAGGTGGCGGAGGTCACCTCGCTCGGTCTCGTGCAGATGACGCGCAAGCGGGTCGGCCAGGGCCTGGTCGAGGCCTTCAGCGAGACCTGCCAGCACTGCAACGGTCGCGGTTTCATCGTGCACTCCGAGCCGATCGAGGCCAAGGGCTTCGAGCAGGAGGCCGGGCATCTGGCGGCCGACGTCGAGCCGGAGGGTGAGCCCAAGCGCTCGCGGCGCAAGAAGGCGTCGAGCGTCTCGGCCCCGGTGACCGTCCCGGTGCTGCCCGAGGCGCGTGAGGCCGTCAAGGCGACCCTCGCGACCATCGCGGCGGCGGCAGCGCACGCGCACGACCACGGGCACGAGGCCGACCACGGGTACGAGAACGACCAGGAGAGCACCCCGGTGCCGCTCGGGTCGGACGAGGGCCCGCAGACCGACGTGGTCGTCGTCGAGCAGTCCGCCGGTACGTCACCGGTCGACATCCCGCCGGCAGCCGACCATGAGCTGGCCGAGGTCGAGCCGAGCGACGTGAGCGTGGGGGACCATGACGGCAGCCCTGCGGACGAGGGTCGCGACGCGCCGAGCGACTGA
- a CDS encoding cytochrome ubiquinol oxidase subunit I yields the protein MDALDLARWQFGITTVYHFIFVPLTIGLAPLVALMQTFWVRTGNERWLRLTKFFGKLLLINFAIGVATGIVQEFQFGMNWSEYSRFVGDIFGAPLAMEALAAFFVESTFLGLWIFGWDRLPKKIHLATIWLVAFATNLSAYFILAANSWMQHPVGAELTDRGDLSMADRAQMVDIGAVLTNPTVLVTLPHTLTAALLTASTFIVGIAAWWMVKDARSGKLDRARDIYRPAVTFGLVVMLVSGIGVAVTGDSQAKMMFEQQPMKMAAAEALCDSADGASFSILTVGDLSNSCEGVTHLIEIPGLTSFMATGDVNAPITGVNDLEQQYTEKYGDTEDYVPNLAVTYWSFRLMIGLGIGSAALALAALWFTRKGKVMDKPWFGRLALIAIPTPFLSAAFGWIFTEMGRQPWIVAPNPTGIDGVWMFTSQGVSTSVGPLSVIISLVVFTALYGVLAVLWYKLMTRYAAHGVADSEPDVSPDNAEDASDDRPLSFAY from the coding sequence GTGGACGCGCTCGACCTGGCTCGATGGCAATTCGGCATCACCACCGTCTACCACTTCATCTTCGTTCCGCTCACCATCGGACTCGCACCGCTCGTCGCGCTCATGCAGACGTTCTGGGTCCGGACCGGCAACGAGCGGTGGCTGCGTCTGACGAAGTTCTTCGGCAAGCTCCTGCTGATCAACTTCGCGATCGGGGTCGCGACCGGCATCGTCCAGGAGTTCCAGTTCGGGATGAACTGGAGCGAGTACTCGCGCTTCGTCGGCGACATCTTCGGCGCCCCGCTCGCGATGGAGGCGCTCGCCGCCTTCTTCGTCGAGTCGACCTTCCTGGGCCTGTGGATCTTCGGCTGGGACAGGCTGCCCAAGAAGATCCACCTCGCCACGATCTGGTTGGTGGCCTTCGCGACCAACCTGTCCGCGTACTTCATCCTCGCGGCCAACTCGTGGATGCAGCACCCGGTGGGCGCTGAGCTCACGGACCGCGGCGACCTGTCGATGGCCGACCGCGCCCAGATGGTCGACATCGGTGCCGTGCTGACCAACCCGACAGTGCTGGTCACCCTCCCGCACACCCTGACCGCGGCCCTGCTCACCGCGAGCACGTTCATCGTCGGGATCGCCGCCTGGTGGATGGTCAAGGACGCCCGCTCCGGCAAGCTGGACCGGGCGCGCGACATCTACCGCCCGGCCGTCACGTTCGGCCTTGTCGTCATGCTGGTCTCCGGCATCGGAGTTGCCGTCACCGGCGACAGCCAGGCCAAGATGATGTTCGAGCAGCAGCCGATGAAGATGGCAGCGGCCGAGGCGCTGTGCGACAGCGCCGACGGCGCCTCGTTCTCGATCCTCACCGTCGGCGACCTGTCGAACTCCTGCGAGGGCGTCACGCACCTCATCGAGATCCCTGGGCTGACGTCCTTCATGGCGACCGGCGACGTCAACGCGCCGATCACAGGGGTCAACGACCTCGAGCAGCAGTACACCGAGAAGTACGGCGACACCGAGGACTACGTCCCGAACCTGGCGGTGACGTACTGGAGCTTCCGGCTGATGATCGGCCTGGGCATCGGATCGGCAGCGCTCGCGCTGGCCGCCCTGTGGTTCACCCGCAAGGGCAAGGTCATGGACAAGCCGTGGTTCGGCAGGCTCGCACTGATCGCGATCCCCACACCGTTCCTCAGTGCGGCCTTCGGCTGGATCTTCACCGAGATGGGCCGGCAGCCGTGGATCGTCGCGCCCAACCCGACCGGCATCGACGGGGTGTGGATGTTCACGTCCCAAGGCGTCTCGACCTCGGTGGGCCCGCTGTCCGTGATCATCTCGCTGGTCGTCTTCACCGCGCTGTACGGCGTGCTCGCCGTGCTCTGGTACAAGCTCATGACGCGCTATGCCGCCCACGGCGTAGCCGACTCCGAGCCCGACGTCAGCCCCGACAACGCCGAGGACGCGAGCGACGACCGCCCGCTGTCCTTCGCCTACTGA
- a CDS encoding glutamate-5-semialdehyde dehydrogenase produces MTTATTSADAQPTGVVVPPDVQEAVLDVARRARLAARQLARTTRAAKDAALLAMADALVAATPEIVAANATDLERGRTDGISAGLLDRLALTPERIGAIAEALRELAALPDPVGEVVRGSTLPNGLRLRQVRVPMGVVGMIYEARPNVTVDAAGLALKSGNAAILRGGSAAAASNTVIVEVLARALEAVGLPADAVQSIDAYGRAGAVALMHARGLVDLLVPRGGADLIRTVVREATVPVVETGVGNCHVYVDASADPAMALPIVLNSKTQRVGVCNAAETLLVHVAAADAFLPDALTALDAAGVVVHGDARTAALAPPGVDVVPATDEDWATEYLSLDLAVRVVDDLPAALEHIRTWTSGHTEAIVTSDLAASEAFVAGLDSAVIMVNASTRFTDGGQFGLGAEIGISTQKMHARGPMGLTELTTTQWIVNGQGQVRP; encoded by the coding sequence ATGACAACGGCCACGACCTCCGCTGATGCCCAGCCGACAGGTGTCGTCGTCCCGCCCGATGTCCAGGAGGCTGTCCTGGACGTCGCGCGCCGGGCGCGGCTCGCCGCCCGGCAGCTCGCCCGCACGACGCGCGCGGCCAAGGACGCCGCCCTGCTCGCGATGGCCGACGCGCTCGTCGCAGCCACGCCCGAGATCGTCGCGGCGAACGCCACCGACCTCGAGCGGGGGCGGACCGACGGGATCTCCGCGGGTCTCCTGGACCGCCTGGCGCTGACACCCGAGCGGATCGGGGCGATCGCCGAGGCGCTGCGCGAGCTCGCGGCCCTGCCCGATCCGGTCGGTGAGGTCGTCCGTGGATCGACGCTGCCCAACGGGCTGCGGCTGCGTCAGGTACGGGTGCCGATGGGTGTGGTCGGGATGATCTACGAGGCGCGGCCCAACGTGACTGTCGACGCCGCGGGGCTCGCGCTCAAGAGCGGCAACGCGGCCATCCTGCGCGGTGGCTCCGCCGCGGCGGCGTCGAACACGGTGATCGTCGAGGTCCTGGCCCGGGCGCTCGAGGCGGTCGGGCTGCCGGCCGATGCCGTGCAGTCGATCGACGCGTACGGACGGGCTGGTGCGGTGGCTCTGATGCACGCGCGCGGACTCGTCGATCTGCTCGTCCCGCGCGGTGGGGCGGACCTGATCCGCACCGTCGTCCGCGAGGCGACGGTTCCGGTGGTCGAGACGGGTGTCGGCAACTGCCACGTCTATGTCGACGCAAGTGCCGACCCGGCGATGGCGCTGCCGATCGTGCTGAACTCCAAGACCCAGCGCGTCGGCGTCTGCAACGCGGCCGAGACGCTCCTGGTGCACGTGGCGGCCGCCGACGCCTTCCTGCCCGACGCCCTCACGGCGCTCGACGCTGCCGGTGTGGTGGTGCACGGCGACGCGCGGACCGCTGCCCTCGCGCCTCCCGGGGTGGACGTGGTGCCCGCCACCGACGAGGACTGGGCGACGGAGTACCTGTCGCTCGACCTCGCCGTCCGCGTCGTCGACGACCTCCCGGCGGCGCTCGAGCACATCCGGACCTGGACCTCGGGGCACACCGAGGCGATCGTGACCAGCGACCTGGCGGCCTCGGAGGCGTTCGTCGCGGGGCTCGACTCCGCCGTCATCATGGTCAACGCATCGACCCGGTTCACCGACGGCGGCCAGTTCGGTCTGGGCGCCGAGATCGGGATCTCCACCCAGAAGATGCACGCGCGCGGTCCGATGGGTCTGACCGAGCTCACCACGACGCAGTGGATCGTCAACGGACAGGGCCAGGTGCGCCCCTGA
- the rpmA gene encoding 50S ribosomal protein L27: protein MAHKKGASASRNGRDSNAQRLGVKRFGGQVVNAGEIIVRQRGTHFHPGVNVGRGRDDTLFALAAGAVQFGIRRGRKVIDIVVTADA from the coding sequence ATGGCACACAAGAAGGGCGCCAGCGCCTCGCGGAACGGCCGCGACTCGAACGCCCAGCGCCTCGGCGTCAAGCGGTTCGGTGGCCAGGTCGTCAACGCGGGCGAGATCATCGTGCGCCAGCGGGGCACCCACTTCCACCCCGGCGTCAACGTCGGCCGTGGCCGGGACGACACGCTGTTCGCGCTGGCTGCGGGTGCCGTGCAGTTCGGCATCCGTCGTGGCCGCAAGGTCATCGACATCGTCGTGACGGCCGACGCCTGA
- the nadD gene encoding nicotinate-nucleotide adenylyltransferase codes for MTQQGPRIGVMGGTFDPIHHGHLVAASEAAAELALDEVVFVPTGRPSGKQHAGVTAAEHRYLMTVIATASNPRFTVSRVDIDRPGLTYTVDTLRDLRAARPGADLFFITGADAIQQIFTWKDVESLWTMAHFVAVTRPGHTLSIEGIPPSSVTQLEVPALAISSTDCRARAEAGEPVWYLVPDGVVQYITKHGLYRGQDV; via the coding sequence ATGACTCAGCAAGGGCCCAGGATCGGAGTGATGGGCGGAACGTTCGACCCCATCCATCACGGTCACCTGGTTGCCGCGAGCGAGGCTGCCGCGGAGCTGGCCCTCGACGAGGTCGTCTTCGTGCCCACCGGCCGGCCGTCGGGCAAGCAGCACGCGGGTGTCACGGCCGCGGAGCACCGGTACCTGATGACAGTCATCGCCACGGCGTCCAACCCGCGATTCACGGTCAGCAGGGTCGACATCGACCGGCCGGGCCTGACGTACACCGTCGACACCCTGCGCGACCTGCGCGCCGCGCGCCCGGGCGCCGACCTGTTCTTCATCACCGGGGCCGACGCCATCCAGCAGATCTTCACCTGGAAGGACGTCGAGAGCCTGTGGACGATGGCGCACTTCGTCGCCGTCACACGCCCCGGCCACACCCTGTCGATCGAGGGCATCCCGCCGTCGTCGGTCACCCAGCTCGAGGTCCCCGCGCTGGCGATCTCCTCGACGGACTGCCGTGCCCGGGCCGAGGCCGGTGAGCCCGTCTGGTACCTCGTACCCGACGGCGTCGTCCAGTACATCACCAAGCACGGTCTGTATCGAGGTCAGGATGTCTGA
- the rsfS gene encoding ribosome silencing factor, which yields MPATERALDIALAAARAASGLKAQEIIALDVSERLVLTDVFLIASGTNERQVSAIVDAVEEALHKRGVKAIRREGMRQAHWVLLDFGDVVVHVQHADDRVYYALERLWADCPVIELPEDARGGDGTADQA from the coding sequence GTGCCAGCAACCGAACGCGCCCTGGACATCGCCCTGGCGGCGGCTCGCGCCGCCTCCGGGCTCAAGGCCCAGGAGATCATCGCCCTCGACGTCAGCGAACGTCTCGTCCTGACCGACGTCTTCCTGATCGCCTCCGGCACCAACGAGCGCCAGGTCTCGGCGATCGTCGACGCCGTCGAGGAGGCCCTGCACAAGCGCGGCGTGAAGGCCATCCGCCGAGAGGGCATGCGGCAGGCGCACTGGGTGCTGCTCGACTTCGGCGACGTCGTCGTGCACGTGCAGCACGCCGATGACCGCGTGTACTACGCGCTCGAGCGCCTGTGGGCCGACTGCCCCGTGATCGAGCTTCCCGAGGACGCGCGGGGCGGCGACGGCACGGCAGACCAGGCATGA